Proteins from one Sarcophilus harrisii chromosome 2, mSarHar1.11, whole genome shotgun sequence genomic window:
- the NKX2-5 gene encoding homeobox protein Nkx-2.5, whose amino-acid sequence MFASPAGTSTPFSVKDILNLELEQRQEQQQEEEEERRRRSLAAMELPARLEASLPPASCMLAAFKQEAYGGPETAGLQELALTDGLGPAKHCPAFPAAFYGKSYAHMEPAKEPKADKKDLCSLQKNLELEKKDLEDPDRPRQRKRRKPRVLFSQAQVYELERRFKQQKYLSAPERDHLASVLKLTSTQVKIWFQNRRYKCKRQRQDQTLEMVGLPPPRRIAVPVLVRDGKPCLGDSSPYSSPYNVSINPYSYNAYPAYANYSGPACNPNYNCGYPSVQAVQPSAAANNFVNFSVGDLNAVQTPIPQSNAGVSTLHGIRAW is encoded by the exons ATGTTCGCCAGCCCTGCGGGCACCAGCACCCCGTTCTCCGTCAAGGACATCCTCAACCTGGAGTTGGAGCAGCGACAGGAGCAgcaacaggaggaggaggaggagcggAGGCGGCGGAGCCTGGCCGCCATGGAACTGCCCGCGCGCCTAGAGGCCAGTCTGCCCCCTGCGTCCTGCATGCTGGCTGCCTTCAAGCAGGAGGCGTACGGCGGCCCCGAGACCGCCGGCCTCCAAGAGTTGGCTCTGACCGACGGGCTGGGCCCGGCCAAGCACTGTCCGGCCTTCCCAGCTGCCTTCTATGGGAAGAGCTACGCGCATATGGAGCCGGCCAAGGAACCCAAAGCTGACAAGAAAG ATCTTTGCTCCCTGCAAAAGAACCTGGAGTTGGAGAAAAAGGACTTAGAAGATCCAGATCGCCCAAGGCAGAGAAAAAGGCGGAAACCTCGGGTTCTGTTCTCTCAGGCCCAAGTCTATGAACTGGAGAGAAGGTTCAAACAGCAGAAATACTTGTCGGCTCCGGAAAGAGACCACTTGGCCAGTGTGCTGAAGCTCACCTCCACGCAGGTCAAAATCTGGTTCCAGAACAGAAGGTATAAATgtaaaagacagagacaggaccAGACTCTGGAGATGGTGGGCCTCCCCCCGCCCAGGAGAATAGCTGTGCCAGTATTGGTGAGAGACGGGAAGCCCTGCCTGGGGGACTCTTCTCCCTACAGCTCCCCCTACAACGTTAGCATCAACCCGTACAGCTACAATGCTTACCCGGCCTATGCCAACTACAGCGGCCCAGCGTGCAACCCTAACTACAACTGCGGTTATCCTTCGGTGCAGGCGGTGCAGCCCTCGGCAGCAGCCAACAACTTCGTGAACTTCAGTGTCGGGGACTTGAATGCAGTGCAAACGCCCATTCCGCAGAGCAATGCGGGGGTCTCCACTTTGCATGGGATCCGGGCCTGGTAG